From the Bacteroidales bacterium genome, the window CGGAAGCGTAGCAGGAGATGACACATTAATGCTTATTTTAAGAGAGGGCGCAAGCAGGCTGGATTTTGTGAACCGCCTTATAACAAAAGAACCAAATTTAAAAGAAATAATACCAGCTATCAAAAGTTATTAATATTTGTCAGAGATGGAAAAATTTATTATTCAGGTTGCAACCGACAAGCACTTGCATTTTGCAGAAATAATAAGCAAGTGTATGGAGGATTCTTCGAAAGTTAAAGGAGCGGGAATAGCAAAACGAACTCCTGAATATTTAATAGAAAAAATGAAACGGAATATGGCAGTAATTGCCACAAACGAACGTAGACAATGGGCTGGTTTTTGTTACATAGAAACATTCAGCAATGAATTATATGTTGCAAATTCAGGATTGATAGTTGCTCCCGAATTCAGAAAAAGCGGTTTGGCAAAAATGATTAAAAAGAAAATTTTCAATCTTTCGTTAGAAAAATATCCGAATGCAAAAATATTCGGACTTGCAACGGGCTTGGCTGTTATGAAAATCAACTCCGAATTAGGATATAAACCTGTTACTTATTCCGAGTTGACAAAAGATTATCAGTTCTGGAAAGGTTGCGAAAGTTGCACAAATTACGATGTTCTTACCGGAAAGCAATGGGAAAATTGCCTCTGTACCGCAATGATTTTCGACCCTGCCGTAGAATTAAAAAATAAAAATGACAACAAAGAAAATAATTTCATAAAAAACATAAAACTTTATGAACGTTGGATGAGGTTTAAAATAAACATGCTCCTGCAAAATAAAAACAAGCATGATTAGAATATAAATAACGAATTCGGATACACGCAACATTTATTATAAAACAGTAAAAAATATAGTATGAAACTCTGGCAAAAAGAAACTGAATTAAATAAAACAATTGAAAAATTCACAATCGGTAAAGATTCCGAACTGGATTTACTCATTGCGGAATATGATGTTATTGGCTCACTTGCTCATATTAAAATGCTTGAAAAAGTTGGTTTGTTGAATAAAAAAGATTTAACTCTTTTAACTAATGAACTTCTGAAAATTTATTCTGAAATTAAAAACAATAAATTTAAAATTGCACAGGGTATAGAAGATGTTCATTCGCAAATAGAAATTTTACTCACAAAAAAATTGGGTGATACGGGTAAAAAAATTCATACCGCCCGTTCAAGGAATGACCAGATTCTTGTTGATTTACGGCTTTTTGCACGAAATGAGCTTAAAGAAATAGTTGAATTAATACATGAACTTTTTTCTACTTTAATAAACCAAAGTGAAAAAAATAAAAATATTATTATTCCGGGTTATACTCATTTTCAGGCAGCAATGCCATCATCTTTTGGTTTATGGTTTGGTGCTTATGCCGAAAGTTTGGTTGATGATTTGGTTTTAATTAATGCCGCATATAAAATAAACAATCAGAATCCGCTTGGTTCTGCTGCCGGTTATGGTTCTTCTTTACCTGTAAATCGTCAGATGACAACCGATTTGCTTGGATTCGAATCATTAAATTACAATTCTGTTTATGCACAAATGAGCAGGGGAAAAGTTGAAAAGATAATTGCTTATGCAATTTCATCGGTTGCTGCCACATTATCGAAAATGACAATGGATGCTTGTTTGTTCATGAATCAGAATTTCGGATTTATTTCAATACCCGATGAATTTACAACCGGTTCAAGTATTATGCCGCATAAAAAAAATCCGGATGTACTTGAATTGTTGCGTGCAAAATGTAATAAACTTCAATCGTTACCGAATGAGAT encodes:
- the argH gene encoding argininosuccinate lyase; protein product: MKLWQKETELNKTIEKFTIGKDSELDLLIAEYDVIGSLAHIKMLEKVGLLNKKDLTLLTNELLKIYSEIKNNKFKIAQGIEDVHSQIEILLTKKLGDTGKKIHTARSRNDQILVDLRLFARNELKEIVELIHELFSTLINQSEKNKNIIIPGYTHFQAAMPSSFGLWFGAYAESLVDDLVLINAAYKINNQNPLGSAAGYGSSLPVNRQMTTDLLGFESLNYNSVYAQMSRGKVEKIIAYAISSVAATLSKMTMDACLFMNQNFGFISIPDEFTTGSSIMPHKKNPDVLELLRAKCNKLQSLPNEILLITSNLPSGYHRDFQLIKEIFIPAFSEIKSCLFITDFVMNKIVVNKNIIDDEKYNFIFSVEEINRKVAKGKPFREAYIEVSKLIYEGKFKPNKKIKHTHEGSIGNLCNAQIKQKMQKAITSFDFGNADDAIKKLLAPL
- a CDS encoding GNAT family N-acetyltransferase; this encodes MEKFIIQVATDKHLHFAEIISKCMEDSSKVKGAGIAKRTPEYLIEKMKRNMAVIATNERRQWAGFCYIETFSNELYVANSGLIVAPEFRKSGLAKMIKKKIFNLSLEKYPNAKIFGLATGLAVMKINSELGYKPVTYSELTKDYQFWKGCESCTNYDVLTGKQWENCLCTAMIFDPAVELKNKNDNKENNFIKNIKLYERWMRFKINMLLQNKNKHD